The genome window catctctccatcctccagATTATGAATACCTGTAAAATCCTGTAAAACCCCCTTTTCAGGGCATGTTCTCCAACTTCATCTTTGAGTATGTAAGTATCACAGGTCTgtgagaagatgatgatgatatgaatTTTCTAGAAGTGTTAGTTTGATTCAGCAGAAAGTGTTTGCACTCTGATGACCCTGCTGAGGAATCATGGGAAAAATGGATTGATGCAATTTGGCTGAAAAGTGGAAAAAGTGGCACAAAATATGCAACACTTTCACAAAAGAGTCCCACACttatctgtttctctgttaCACACAATAACCtcaaagaacacacacatacaccctcaTAGCCCACatgtattaatatatatataggaCCAGAGAGCAACCACATGCTTAGCAACCAAATGTATAATTGTTCATTTGTTCAATTTGAACGTATTGTGAACATTTATAAGAACATCCCAAATTAATGATTTGACTTGCAGTAtggcagaaataaaaaccatgCATCTGAAAGAGTTACATACCGTAGCATCACAAAGCTAAGTGATAGTAGTGAATACACagtttaaacaagaaaaaacaatgaataacaactttttaaaagaagGTCTAATCTACTTCTTCTGAACTGCTcttgaaatgatgatgaataataaatattgTTCATATAGCACAGtaaaaagttgaaataaaacagtacaGCATGACAAATGAAAGCATCAGAGtacagagaataaaaaataaatgacaacatacagtaatataataatatactaGATAAAATAAACCTAAAGCTATCATTAATCATAGACTTAAAAATATGACTTACTACTTAATTTCGTGCTAAACTTAAATGGAGCATACATCTCAGTATCATATTCATAACAAAGACATATAATATTGTCCTGATGGTTAATGTGACCCAGAGGGGGACCTCACACATGTAAGTAAACAGCAACCCAAATGTAATAAGCAACAACTAAAGTATGAATTCCCTCTCAAAATCGTATATACAACAACCCTCATAACTACATAAGCATGACCTCAGATAAAGATATAAAGCCCAGCAGTGACAGCACCCCCTATACTGATGTATTCTAGCTCCAGTCTTTGGTGCCAACTGATCTTGTCAGCACTACAGTTTGAACCGGGAATTATCCATGTGGGTGAGCGCTGCAAATACTTTGTTATATGTGATGATCTACCTGTCGCATCTGCTGTCTAAAAATCCTCCACATTGTCTTGCTGTTACCGAAATGTTTGAGCGAGCCACAACCCTGCAACTCATTTACTTGCTTATATGGATTCCTTGTATTGCGTGAACAACATGGTGTGCTGTTGAGAAAGTTAACATTTTTAGTTGTTTAcgcttttaaaaatgtaagcGGGATGTGTGAATGAGGTTTTCTTACTCCTGAAAAAGAGTCCGGATTGTTTAATTCCGGCTCAGTGTTTACTTGATTTCTCACCCTGATCTAGCTTTGGGTCTACAACATGCCAGTTTTCCTGTCTTGTGTAGAAACAGCAGAGGCATGACCAGGCTACTTGGTATCATCAAAAAGATTGCAGAATCtatccacaaacacaaatcctTTTGACGAATTGACTCCAAAAATGCAAACCCAAAACTAACCAGAAGCCCAATAAACCTCAGCAGCAGCGCCCCCAGTATAGCACAGATGAAGTGGAAAGCTCTCTGCTTTGATTGGTCAACCCGTTCTTTGTTCCTGCCCACCTCACCTGGCCCGGACCTCGttagaacacacagaacagacaggcagctgaaaataatgacaattaTTGAGACACCACAGATGCAGAGTAAGGGAATAGCAGCAACACTTGGCAGGTACAGTTTTGTAACCCCCATCCATGCAAAACACACCAACCAAACACACAAGATGCTGATATTTCTGATCCTGACCCCGCCTGTTTCTCTCAGGTGCATGTATGCGATGGGGTGAACCACAGCCAGGTAGCGCTCGACACAGGTCAGGAGGTGGAACAGAGTCTGTCCAGGGAAAATAACGCAGGATATAAACACTCCAAACATTAACACCACCACACTGTTGGTGTAGATGCCCAAACAGTAGACTAATGATCCCACAACACCGAAAATCTCTAAAGCAACGGTGTGGTAGGTGAAGATGTCAGAGTGGCTCGTTGATTGGCCTGCAGGCCCAGAGCTCTGATTCCTCCATCGCTGGAAACCCATGTAGAGGACGAGGATgtagagggggaggaggaggacgttgATGAAGGTGTATGTGCTGAAGATGACACTGCTGGCTATGTATTTCAGGCATCCCTCAAACAAAGacgagctggaggagaggaggggaggggagacaaGGGTGATATTTGGGGAGGATGAGGAGTTGAGGGGCATGACCTGTGGAGGACAACAAGGAGAGTAAAGGGAGACAAAATATAGAACAATTTAATGTCCTTCAGAAAGATGCACCACAATTTATTAGTGCTGCTAAGATGATAAATCTGTAAGGCAAATGTATATAAAGCATTTCACTGACTAGAAATGCTAAACCTGTTCTGATCTTACACGGTTACACAGGATAATCAGTTAACAAAGAGAGGCAATTCGTTGGTTGCCTTATCAACAATggatttgataaaaaaaataacttcatgATACATAAAAGGCAGCTCGTTGACTATCGAataattattttgaatatttaagaATAATTATGAATCAGTTAGAGAATGTTAAAAGAGACAAACCTTGTCagagttttgtcttttttcccccaaactgCAGAAGCTGTCTCGCTTTCCTGCGTCTCCACAGACTGCCATACACTGGTTTACCTGTCAGAGAGCAGAAGTGGGCGTGTCTTCAGTATGTGGAGAACAAACAGACCTGGGACGCCACTGCATTtacaaaacaatcaatcaagTCTGATCTGTACCCTCATGGTTGCAGGCTCATGGTATGGACTGTGTCTGGACAGGTTCAACTTAAGTCAATAAATGTAgataaataattatttaatgaGCATTCAATCATTATTTCACTGTGGCTGTTATTTGGAATAGTTTATACTTACTTTATATACTTTAATACTTTTCTTTAAGACTATTTTTGAGACTATTGTTGTTGAGACATCAGACAGTAACAGCAATGGGGAATTGTTAAGATTGGAAGGAtctaaatttgttttttgtttttgaaaaaggcAGATTGTGAATGCAGAGATCACAGCTAGTTATCAATGAACGTATTATTCGTAAAATGAATGGGTCAAATCTTAATATTATCTGTATAAACATAGTGGATATAATATCCTTCGCCAGCCATGGAGGtaagaaaattaaatatatgtaaaacatattttgtaatAAATTTCAAAGGTAACACTTTTTGCTAacaatcattaataaatggtacatttctagttaattaaactttagtttaaTCTTCACTCATTATTTCagttaacaaaaatgaaatatttcatgaACTTTTCACTAATTGTTTGTTGCAGCTAATGATGCTCTCTAAATAAATAGTGAATACTGTGAAATTAATCTATGAACATGATTTGGATGGTCATTAtaaaaaatatgtgaaacatttacaattgcttaataaatggtttgtaaagcatgtaaatgtttgctAACTGTTAACTTAAACAGTATCAAGTGACCATTTATTCGTGATTGTTATTATAAGTGTTGAAGAAATTATATATTGGAAAATTTAATTGAAAAGTTGAATATTGTCTGATTCAAGTACATGATAACATCTCCATAGTTTGCACAACTTGGCTGACTCGCCTAAAGTgggctgttgtttttctacactCAGTCAATCCAAAAATCACATTACAATAAGGtgacctgtctgtcctctgtaaATCCAAATGTTATGTAATTTTATTAAATCTAAAGCAATCAAAAGGGTAAAACAGCCCAACACTGTACAGAGAGTCTATGTTAGTGTCCAGCAGTAACCTGGCTGCTGTGAACGGATGTCTGATAATGATGGTTGATGGTcttgcagtgtttgtgtttacaatgGAGGGAAATAGGCAGGTTGTTTGCATGTCAAGCCactgattcattttcatttttccaagAGCCATTGTCTTTCCAGCTAAATATTCTGACAAAAgctttgtcattttcttttttagttttaagaCATTTGAGAAGagtttatgttcttttttttgggcctttattgatagaacagctgaaggtatgacaggaaacaggaatcagagagggggagtgacaaTTGAAAGTACAGTAGTACAAAAAGGACATATGACTTTATCACACATGACATAGATTTGTTATTTCAACTTTACGAAGGTGACCCCAGTTAAACTGAAGCAGATACATGTACAAATAAGCTACGAAAATAAGCTGATTAGAGCACATGTGATTATCAGATATTTTACTTGTGTACTATTTGGACAGGTAAGAAGACACGTTAACAACTATGTCCCTGGTCGTAAtagatgtgaagaaaaaaaagaatagccAGGTGGCATCATGTGTAAACAACTGTTTCACCGATAATAATGTTGGTGTCGCGAGAAAGAACTGTTTCATATAAATGTTACTGAACaggtaataaaaacatttctgaaactgATCTGATTCAACAAGAAATAAATGAGATTTAAATATGTCTAGCTGTCACTCACCTGTGTCCTCAGGTAGCTCACTGGACAAATTTCAAATGCAAACTAGTGTCATGTCGGTATTTTCTCTgtagaagaagagaaaggacCAGCCAGCTCCATTTTACTGTAACTGGCTAGTTCAAGCAACCCCTGTACTCTGTGTTGTGTAATCATGATAATGATGAGCAGGAcgcttgattttcttttcataccACAGTTTATTATCCGAACAGGAACAGAATATGAACTCAAAAGTACAGCAAACCTCCTCGTAACTCTCACTCACTGACACCTCCATCCAT of Acanthopagrus latus isolate v.2019 chromosome 10, fAcaLat1.1, whole genome shotgun sequence contains these proteins:
- the LOC119027729 gene encoding uncharacterized protein LOC119027729, with the translated sequence MSVNASSNSSLHPQLDNCSDSRNISLFTALFISFILLLPLFILVLYMGFQRWRKQRSVATAATMSHSDIFTFNIVALDLISFLGLCFIGYGIRTNEQTVLVVGMYIYLTTPIGQTLFHLLTCVERYLAVVHPITYLELKQSGPGEKGGNRVQVDQSKQRAFYTIMAITGALTLRFLSNLVNQCMAVCGDAGKRDSFCSLGEKRQNSDKVMPLNSSSSPNITLVSPPLLSSSSSLFEGCLKYIASSVIFSTYTFINVLLLPLYILVLYMGFQRWRNQSSGPAGQSTSHSDIFTYHTVALEIFGVVGSLVYCLGIYTNSVVVLMFGVFISCVIFPGQTLFHLLTCVERYLAVVHPIAYMHLRETGGVRIRNISILCVWLVCFAWMGVTKLYLPSVAAIPLLCICGVSIIVIIFSCLSVLCVLTRSGPGEVGRNKERVDQSKQRAFHFICAILGALLLRFIGLLVSFGFAFLESIRQKDLCLWIDSAIFLMIPSSLVMPLLFLHKTGKLACCRPKARSG